Genomic DNA from Vespa velutina chromosome 6, iVesVel2.1, whole genome shotgun sequence:
TCTCGGTGGTGAATTTTCATTAACCAATATGgtgattatttttactatttgtGAATTAGTATTATCTACTTGAAGGAAAAAGGATCCTTTatgtttctattatatttgaaaaaacgtaaagaagaaaaatagtggtcacttctctctctctctctctctctttctatctctctgtttttctgcgtgtgtgtattatatgtgtattcatataatatacacatcccatgtgtgtgtgtgtgctgcTATGTGTGCCGAAAGCGTCGCTGGTGTCGTCGCGTATTCGTAGAGAGTAAAGAACTTCGCTTTTCaagtgtgtgcgtgcgtgcatgtatgtgtgATATGTGAcccggtctctctctctctctctctctctctcttttttttatttttgaatatatctttttcaatacttttcatgatttttatacatttcaaAATGTACGCTTGTACAAATGCGTAAgcgtttattataatattttatttctaatcgtttCGTTGATCATCATATttgtattagaaaaaaagattaaataattgtGTTATGTATTTAATCATTACGAAGGTAATCTTCGAAGGAACGATTCTcgcttttatattcatttcatttcgaaactatttatttgaaatatatatatatatatatatatatatatatatatatatatatatatacagacacacaattattattaaatgttgaTCATATTAAAAGTTGatttttaaacataatttttacttCCACGTTCGATCAAGCGAGTTAAAAAACACTATTGCGCAAGTCATTTGCAAATTGTGACAGGAAACAACATctctgataaataattaaaaggtgacctttttctctctctctctctctctctctctctctctctctctcttttttctttttttctcttcttcttcttcttttttttttgtttttttttttttttcctgaacGATAGCAAGTAAACGAAGACCGGTCTTTTAATTGTCGTTTGATTATGTACAATGTTATTTCCGTGTTACcactgtttattttttatcacgtGAATAAGAATATGAACTATTagtattacgaaagaaatttacTTTGCAAAATGTCACGTATTATATTCCAACGATAATACATTCGATAGGAATAATATTGACCAAGGTGTCGCATCtggatcgatttttttttctttcttccttttttctttttgtttgtttgtttgtttgcttgtttgtttgtttgttgcGATCGATGACCCGATTTCTCGAAGGCAAATAATTAACTTTAATCGTTCCAACGAATCGTGCAAGAAATAATTGCATTTTACTTTTGTCAAAAAATAatggagattttttttttttttaattgttcaatTGTTAAAGGGTGAAAGGGACGAATGGCAACGGGGGTGGtggtagggagagagagagagggagagagagagagagagagagagaaggcaagAGGaacaaagtaataaataattcaaatcttCTTTGTAACTCATCGATCGAAAAcgtagtaaatattttttacgatcttATCGCATGAGTTAATACCTAAGTATGACGAGGATCTACTACGATATTGtcgttttattacatttatttttatgtcgtctcctttataaattcattttatatttcccGCGCAAAATTTTTGCCGAATAAATGTCTAGTCTTATGGTAGAAACTAAATAATGATGGGGATTGAGgacagagaaaagagaaaaatgaaaacacgaaggtagaaaatttatgaaaaatttctatcctcttaaataatcgattttttttctaagagaatgtgtgtgcgtatgtgtgcgtatgtgtgtgtatgtgtatgtatgtgcgtgtatttctttctttctttaatacttgtatttttcaataatatttaaatatatttcttctgtaaaaagaaaaaagaaagaaaagaaaaagaattgtaagtaaaattaaaattaaaattaaaattaaaattaaaattaaaattaaaattaaaattaaaattaaaatctggCATCGATCAAATTATTGTCAAAATTATTCTCGCTTGGTAATAGCGATTgtacgcgtgtgtgtatgtgtgtatgtgttcgCGCGCGCATGTCACGTAGAAAACAAGAGTCAGTGCGCCTGCTCCGAAATGTCAGTGAACCCATGAACGGAACGTTCCTTGTAGACACAGTTAactctttcgctttctttttctttttgtattctattttattttattttattttgttttattttattttactttattttattttattttattttattttattattttcttttttatattttttcaattaaaaatctttttattatttttttttttttttcaattttactttttcaatttcttttttaatcaatcaatgaattaattaattttgttgttgttattttttaatttctttttttttcgatatatatgttACCTTTTGTCGAGAGACTTGTTAAccttgaagaaaaagaaaaaaagaaatacagtatcttaaaaaatatatattatttatctgatTATAACGTAATTAATTGGAAGATTAATATggtgaaatagaaaaataaatatcatagtattcgtaatgataatatttcagTTCGCTAATTATGCGATTAGTATACTATTTCGATAagtaaacttttattttcgcATATGCTACTCAATGGAAGATAAAAGGCTttggtgttttttttttattctgtatattaaaaaataaaagagagagagagagagagagagagagagagacagacaaacagagagacagagagatagagagagagaaagagaatttctgAGTTCCTGgataatttagaaataattgtgtagaaaaagaaaattagtcaCGTTTTTGTTCATTTGTGGGTATAAGTACAAAAGTTCTTAAAAAAgtaatctttatcatttttgacagttttatttttgaaatgttGGATCGTAAAACATCGTTGTGTACgtagtttatttcttttttgtattatattttatgctattttttttttccttttttttttttttggacttTTCTATAGTCTTAAAGAGTACAGAGCGTTTTCAACGGTAAGGTGGTGTACTCTTAGCGAAGGACGAGAGGAGAGTAAAAagctaaaataaaatctaagtCGTTTGTCGGACGAGgtcaacttctctctctctctctctctctctcttctctctctcttactctcttatatttttctttgagacTGCTACCTTTACCACAGGCAATACGAAATATCCGATTTCGCGAATAAAATCACGAGGATGTTGGACCGTGTATCATAGTATCGACAAAAATGTCAATCTCGTAACAACTTTGTGCGAGATAAAATTAGCTACTCCTAAACCAGGATACTACGGTAATAAAAACCATTTTTAGAGCTTGTAattaaagttttaataatctacttgattgattatatatcttacgatttcatatatatatatatatatatatatatatatatatatatatatatgtgcgtgtgtgtgtgtgtgtgtgtataaattaaaattaaagaaagaaaaagttgattGTTCAAATAGAAGAAGCGAAAGAAATTGGGTCGAGAAATTTCGAAATGCTGTGAAATAATTGGTCGGCTAACAAAGCAAGCTTTGAATAGTGCAACGATGCTCATTAaccgtgtatatacatacgtgcgtATGTTAACCTCGATTACTGGCCAGATTTAACAAGGAAATTTTTATAggctacttctttttctctattttttcttttttctttttttttttcttttcattttcattttcattttttctttttttttttttttttttttaactatattCTTGCACATGTACTCCGGTGTCGGAATGTTTTGGAGAATGTTTAGCAAAATacgtgtgcatatatatatatatatatacacatgtgtgCATGAttatttgtaaagaaaaagagagagagagagagagagagagagagagagagagagagagagagagagagagagagagagagagagagagaaggatagaaaagagtCAAAAATCCTTTCGTACTCGCAATTGAAATTGTCGACTGCGTTTTACGTAGACTTTactgtatagaaaaaaaatggagggaGAGGTGAAAGCGCCATAATTGATGCGAGTTCGTCCTTCGTTAAAGTACAACAGTATACCGGTTATAAGTATTACGAATATTCTCAGTGACCTTGTTCCTTACGCGTTTTAAGAGTAAGCCACGAGTCCAAGAACCTATCCCTTTCTCTGTGTCACTAAGTATATTCACCTGCGTCGAAGTCTTTATTAGGGGGAAATATCAGTGGTTCTCATTCGTAATGTCAAGTCGGacgaataatcatttattgtaataattcatctttctttttttttttttcgttttattttatttcatttatttgatgatttttgtatgttcttttttgtttttgttttcttttttctttccttttttttctttttttttttatagcgaTGAGCGGTTCTCGGCTTGGAAGAGGCCGTGGTGGACGCCTGGCTGTGTACGGGGGTTGCGGGGTGGTGATCATATTATTGGTGTTTCTTTACCGCGCCGCCACCTCAGAGATGGCCAGGCTACGTGATCTTCATATCCAGTGCGTTCATCAACACGAGTCACTTGCTGCACAACTTCaaggtatatattatgtgtacacacacacacacacacacacacacacacacacacacacacatgtatactTTTATTTGCATTACACCCCTTTTAAATTTGCATGCGATGTAAATCACGACgataggtaaaaaaaaaaaaaaaaaaaaaaaaagaaaaaaaaagtacagtGAAGTGTAAAATTTCGCTATAAATTTTAGGTTAATCTATTcaattatacattttcataataaattgataaacaCGCGTTAAAAATTtgagattaaatttttatatttaatttattgcgTTAATGTTTGTACGAGACTACCGTATATCTTGAATCGCGATTATTACTTAATAGATGAttattcagagagagagagagagagagggagagagagaaagagagaaagaaagggggggggggtggatgaaggaaataaaagagaaaaaaaaaagaaaaaaaaaaaaaatatttaaacgagcAATGATTTTTCAGTGATATTCGAGTACAAGGTACGACTAGAAAAATCTTTGGCCGAGGAGAAAAGTTCGAATGCCGCTGTGAAACAGGAACTTCAGCAACGTGCCTCCCGAGAGAAATCTTTGAGAGATAAGGACAGTATAGAGGCGATGCAGAGATTCAATTCGCTTCAGCAGACCTATAAGATACTTCAGACCGAGCATCAGGATCTTCAGGAAGAGTATAAGAAACGCGAGAAACAGGTATTGGAGGAAACGAACAGGTTGGAATCTACTCTTCAAGATCTTCATAGTCGTATCAGACAGACGAACGAGGATAAGGAGAAAATTATTGGGGAGAAGGATAGAACattggaaaattttaaaaacaaatatttggaATTGGATACGGAGAAGACTAAGTTGGAGGAAAAGTACAATGATTTGATGAAGAGTACTGGTAACACCGATAGTACGATCGAACATTTGAGAAAGGAGGTCATACAACTTAAACGAGAATTGGACAATGAAAAGGTAATCTCGCttttctattatcgttttcatattTTCGTCAACGTTAAACGAATTGTTCCTTttgacaattttaataatttatatatatatatatatatatatatatatatatatatatatatatatgttcaaagACATaggaattttttataaatatgtacatatatatatatatatatatatatatatatatatatatatatgtgtgtaaaaaaaaattgacgatTGATTTATCCAATTATAGAAACGATGCAAATCAACATTATCGGAGACAAGTCTGATTAGTCCTAAACAGTCGCTGCCAGGTGAACAAAATATGCCGGATAATACGGCGATAGATCCAACACAGGAAGAACGTCAACAGccacagcaacaacaacaacaacaacaacaacaacaaaatgtACAGGTAAGTCGGCCGAACAACGACGATGAAATGAATTCAGAACCTCTGCCCGCTCCTCGCAATCATCACGCGATCGGGGATGCATTATCGAACGAGAGGAACATTCAGGATGAACAGGACGACGTTTTACCGAATCAGGAACAAAGTAATGTAAGATTTGCACCGGAAGATGATAATATCATACCGGTAGGTCCTAACGAAGTTAAAGATGAGgaacaacaaaaattattaccaTTGCCTTATGATCTAAGAGacaaacgaaatagaaaagaggaaggtTTCCCTTCAGCCGAGGATGTTGCCGAGGAggaattagagaaaaaaaatacggcGGACGTAGATGGTGTACAGGATCTACAAAAGCAGGTTCTGGCACCACCGAAAAAATCATCCTCGAAAGAACCTACCGATctcgagaataaaattttaaacgagAAGTCACCGAATACCGATGATACCGATACTCTGGCCCGGCCGGATgcacaaaataattttcctgACTTTAGAGATACCGATAATGAGGCGGCGGCTGATGCTTGGCAACAGAAAGAGGAAGTAGGGAATTGAATCCTTTTAAAGAGGAGATCATCGTTGGTAACCGAATcgtgtttattaaaaaatgaaagagcaCAAATGAAAACAATTGTCGATCGTTTTAGAACAATCGATATGGACGTATatttttcgaaggaaaaagaagggaaaaaaaaatggaacaaaaaaaaaaaagagagagagtaataatatcgacgaCTTCGGCTTCTTGGATCTTATCAATGAAGTAAAAACTAGTAGATCGTCGCATTATTTGTGAGAATGTGCCTTCGAGTGAGACATATTGTTTTTAATCCTTTGAGTGTGGGCatatttagattaaaattttttttctctttctctctctctctctctctctctttctctttctctttctctttctctttgttctctaaagaaatactttctcgcgtatctaatataaatatagtaagataaatatatctattcatCTTGAACATTGATAATCTTTATTCGTTTCGGGAGTGtaagttgaaaaagaaatttgccTCGCGCAAATATGACTCCGATAATTTTTGTCGGACGCATATATGCGTCGGTAACACTCAAAGGATTCTAGACAGTACCGTATATGTGCATTTCTGTTAGTTTCTCTAGCGGGATATTTTTGGGTCATTttgtttccttccttttttttttatttattatttttttactattttttcttttttttttctttttttattttatttactttggcTCGTCCtttatgtttttctctctttcttttttctttctttttttctctcttttctttctctctctttccttctttccctttttaaattttatttctatgtgCCACGTAGTTGCATGATATTAAATTGGGTATGGTAGATAGATTATGACTATACGAAgatgacaatgacgatgacgatgaccaTGACGacattattcgataataatattcgtatCTTTATTTCGTGACGATTTTAATAGACGAAAATCGCGCCTTATCGGATATGCATTTAAACTTCGTCATTTTATACGGTGTATTTACTTACAGATTATTtaccaataataaatatatacatatatttatatttatatatatatatatatatatatgtatatttatttatttataagattcgatttataattgaaaatcgaaaaatcttTACTCTTCGAtagtattataatgataaatgcaAATAGTTCttgattgtaattaaattacttaaattaatatgtttaaaaataatgcaatatacaagaggaagatgaagaagaaggaaaagaaaaacgatatgcAATATGTGAAGAAATGaaggataaattaatatacgtgaaagagtttttttttttattatacattttattatttgaatcttaataaggatagaaaagaaaagaaaagaaaaggaaaaaaaaagagtaaataaataaataaataaataaataaataaataaataaacaaagaagaagaaaggtcGTAAGTAAAGGATATATATCGCTTCTTTCGTTGGAAtagatccttttctttctctgacgaagaagagagaaaagatgatcATGTGTATGCGCGAGAAAattacaacaaaaaaaaaaggaaaaaaaaaaaaaaaaaagaaaaacaaaaaaaaggaaaaaaaaaaaagaaaaaaaaaatcgaaaaagaaaaaaaaaaagacagaaaaataaGACTTTTGCACATCATCAGCGATACGCCTTGTACTCTTCTATGTTACTTACCgcattaataaattgttattatttttatcggcTCGCATTTTTACTGGCACCCCCTGTTCTTCTTACCTAATCGTACTTACAAGCTTTCGATaatttctcttcccttttttctttttttttttttttgcttttttttttcaaaagaagttgactttttttttttttttttttttacgaacttgaaagtaacgataaagagaggaaaaaaatactaaGTCCAATACTAATCAATTGCAATTACAAAGGGTAAAAACTTGttcgaggggaaaaaaagaaatgattagaaatataacaattaatgTAACAGACGACGTAACTTacaattaacgttattcttttcatttcgtaaAACTTAATGTACTGAATGatccatttaaaaaatgatcaaaGATGCTTTCTTAATAGTTCATTCAAGATCCTTATTTTAAGTTGCATGCtccgaatatatttttttattattattatttattataattattattattatttttcattgttattttaattctttgttttctcgtcctttttcttcttttttctttttttttttttttttcattagtaCTGCTCGCTTTTGTAGTGTCGATAGAGAATGGTAGATTAAAGTAATCTTTCGTAGAAGTGATTGATATACTTACTTTATGGAACCTTAAAAATCCTATACTCGAGGTTGAGTACTGTCGACGAGTTTGTCAGGTTAAGCAGGTAAGTCGATTAGTTaagttaattaataagaaatttaaatatcctGCAagtctaattaataatatatatatatatatatatatcgtgaacGAAGTAGAATTTAGTAGCTGagtgggaaaaaaaagaaagagtaaaaaggaagataaaaaaggttgatcgtaaaaattttacaatctgATCGTATTAATTCACGAATGATGACATTTTTCAGATCATTGTCTCGTCGAGCTCGATGAAAACGATACCAGTATTGAAATTGGACACCAGCACGAAATCTAACAGCATAATCGATTCCGTGTCTTCTAACAAAGCTGTTAAAATCGCTTCGAAGGTGAAAATTCCACCTGGTGTATTaccaattttaatgataatggATCAAAATGCCGAGAAGATCGAGAAGGAGaagatcaatgaaaaattattaaagaacgaCGAATCCGTCGTTCAGAATATAGctttgaagaagaaggaagttaTATCGGAAgtaaataataaggaaaaagagaatgaagttaacgataatgataacgataatgataacgataacgataacatagATCCACCGTATAAAAGTTTGTCTGGGAATAAACATGGCGTTGATCAGATTGTTGGTGGTAGACGACAAAATGGCAATTGGTTTAAAGTGAAACCGGGCGTACAGGAATTTGGCGAGGAACCCaatccgatcgatcgattgccTGGGTAATTGAATTATCTTTGATAActtatgttattaaaaatttatatataaaaaaaaaaaaaaaaaaaaaaaaagaaaaaggaaaaaacaaattcttttcatatattgCAGATTGGAAAGCGTCGTTGACAGACAATTTGGTGCAGGTGAGGAACAGTACGTTGGTGCGGAATACGAACCTCAAGCTCAAAAAATAGAAGATTTGCGTTTGGCTGAAggcgaagaggaagaaggtaacagataaatagaaagaaagagagagagagagagagagaatttttttcttttttcttttttcttttttttttttttatgaataatcgAATGATGGGTTTttctgaattttcttttctttgtcttcttctttatattttttttctccttcttttttttgtttccagACGAGGATGATCCCGAGGATGCTATATGAACGAGGAGATGTAAACGACGAACGAGGCTAATTTTTTTACGAGACAAATCGTAATCTTAATCGTCTTTCATGATAAATCATCCCTCGTGCTATACACTGCGAgatatttttcgtatatatatttttctaatttttttttaaaatgtttttttctttctttctcattatcaactttacgaagacgacgatgacgaaagAAACATACGATGAGATTGAAGGATAACGCAACAATAGTTCGTTAATGattctcgttaaaaaaaaaaaagaaagttgagATACTACAATATCTCGACTTTATACGGAAATCGTCAAGTAGCCTAACTTTCGAGTgtttagattttttcttttattcgccTTTTTAAACATTATCCATCTATCTTCCCAATTGTCTTcgtacttccttttttttttttttttttttttaacagccGCGctctataatatttacgaaaagaagaaggaaaagaaagaaaaaaaaaagaaaaagaagtatcgAAGCGAGCGAATCGTtctttttaagagaaaatttatacgtcgcctatatgtatatatatatatacatatatatatatatatatatatatgtgtacagcGATTCGATtgcgaaatttttttcaaatgagaTTATCGAGATTGATAGAGGAAACAGACTGTATTTTTTTAGgattaatacaaaagaaataattaacaaaaaaaaaaaaaagaaaagaaaagaaacaagcaaacaaatatatatatatatatatatatatatatatatatatatatataagtcacACAGACATACAGAGAAATGGCGACTCTTTGTGTCTCTATAAAAGGTTCTAATCTTgaacaatatgtatattaatgttCGCGAACGAGAAATGTTCGTTTTTTCGCCTACGTAGAGATCATCTGTGACTTAAATGCACTTATTACTTAGGATAATCGAGATTCGATGCACACTTGTTGACaaacaatacatacatatatatatatatatatatatgcatacatatagtgtctgtgtgtgtattgttatgtcttaaaagaaaaataataaaagtaaaatagaaaaaagaaagtaaggagTCGTGCGATCGTCGACTCGTATTGCTcgtcgatatattataataatatcacatttatattttatatttttgaacgataacaatttttacttttgaacGATCGAAAGGACTTAACGCTAGAGTGAGTAAGATAGAAGGATGGATCGAACgaatgttaaattaattattttaaggaatttattataatgaaagtgAAGTTTGTTGATATAATCGTAGAATTTAATGCAGAAGAGACACTgtacgaatgtatatatatacatacatacatacatatgtttttgttattattattattattattattattattattattattattttgattattttttatttcttttcgtaataaaaaaaaaaaaaaaaataaataaaaattaagtttGACATTcgtccttaaaaaaaaaaaagaaaaaaaaaactgaaaaagaagagaagaacaaCTTTTAAATGACACAGGAACTTTTTCTAATCTATATTAAACGAATAGGATCGAATGATATCGatgagattattaaaaaaaaatctatttatttctaataaattttatttttcattttccttttatgcAATCATCTCTCGGCTATTTTCctcgattattttcaataattgaaacaaaaaaagacgggaaagaaaaagaaaaaaaaaaatatatacatatatacatacatacatacatacatatatacttagaaATAATCTTTGATGTCGTTGCGTCGAAACACGTTATCGTGAagtcatcgatattttttcagaTCATCGTGCCGTCGAAAATAATGTACATTTTCCACGTAATCGAGATACGTTCCGTTCATCGATGCggaatatatttcttccttGAATTTCGAATTATAGAGATACGTGAGAGAGTACGGTATTTACAATGCtcttccatatatatatatatgtatgtatgtatgtatatatacatatatatagctatTCGGTTAATTATTGAATGCGATAACATTTCTCAAGAAATCATTTTCCAATTGAcgtctttattttattctatatacgTTTTATTACGAGATAagcatattttataataaagatatatatacacgtatacacatatatatatatatatatatatatatatatctttattataaaatatacttataatacatatatctatatataattgtgtACTTAAGTATCACTACAATTGGAATgcattatatttctatatttttattgtacaaGTACTTAAATTCTCACAGTATATAtgcgcatgtgtgtgtgtgtgtgtgtgtgtatatgtatatatatattttttatgtatgtatatatcaatatatctgaatatatatatatatacatatatatatatagagtcagaaaaagataaaaaggaatcaaagtttttattgaaatattgataatatttatctcattgtttattattttcattatttatattttcttattactaaTTTATCATAACGGAGAATAGATCAAAAGACATTTAATGGTCTCAATATGTGATCTGTTTGTCCGCGAGACTCTGACTCATTGCCGagatctatattatataagctATTCGAGAGAgtgaatatatattacgatatgTTCGTACCGTTCTTAGAATTTAATTTGCATGACGACAAGCGTCATTGTTCAAACTGTTACACGCTCGACGACCTGGAAGTTCATAAAATTTACGAGATAATTATCGGCACGTTTCTGTCTAACTTAATTCGATTATAtgtaacaaaaagagaaagaaaatcgaggaaaaaaaaaaaacaagaaaacaagaacaaagaaatataacgACGAATCTGACCTTATTCGAAGT
This window encodes:
- the LOC124949685 gene encoding transcription factor SPT20 homolog; the encoded protein is MSGSRLGRGRGGRLAVYGGCGVVIILLVFLYRAATSEMARLRDLHIQCVHQHESLAAQLQVIFEYKVRLEKSLAEEKSSNAAVKQELQQRASREKSLRDKDSIEAMQRFNSLQQTYKILQTEHQDLQEEYKKREKQVLEETNRLESTLQDLHSRIRQTNEDKEKIIGEKDRTLENFKNKYLELDTEKTKLEEKYNDLMKSTGNTDSTIEHLRKEVIQLKRELDNEKKRCKSTLSETSLISPKQSLPGEQNMPDNTAIDPTQEERQQPQQQQQQQQQQQNVQIIVSSSSMKTIPVLKLDTSTKSNSIIDSVSSNKAVKIASKVKIPPGVLPILMIMDQNAEKIEKEKINEKLLKNDESVVQNIALKKKEVISEVNNKEKENEVNDNDNDNDNDNDNIDPPYKSLSGNKHGVDQIVGGRRQNGNWFKVKPGVQEFGEEPNPIDRLPGLESVVDRQFGAGEEQYVGAEYEPQAQKIEDLRLAEGEEEEDEDDPEDAI